ATGatgaatacttgaagaaaatgagCAAGGTTGGCGAATGGGGTGATCATGTAACTTTGCAGGCTGCTGCAGATTCATATGGTGTTAAGATATTTGTCATTACATCATTTAAGGACACTTGCTACATTGAGATTATTCCACAATGTCAGAAGTCAAACAGAATCATATTTTTGAGCTTTTGGGCTGAAGTGCACTACAATTCGATCTATCCACAAGGAGAATATCCTGCTggagaaacaagaaaaagaaaaaaatggcgGTGGCTAGGTTGAGCCTTGAGTAGCACTTACCACCTTCTTTTGGAACAGCGCACCTTATCACTAGAATTAGGGGCTTTGTGATAACAACTCATTGTATATATTATTCTCTTTATCTTTCTTTGAAGTATACAACAATTTTGCATATTTTACGGCTTTCATTCTGTGTATATAtcattttcatttaatttttgtagttaGCTCTTCaattattgatttatttatatgCAATGCTTTTGTGCTTGTATTTGttgctatttttattttccaaagaaaaaaaagaattgagatGCCAATTTATCAGAGGATTTGCAATTAGTGTCCTTGAGTTAACAGAAGCTAAATACATGAATTTATAAAACTTGAGGATTTGAGATTGTGAGGTATCTTGAAGAGGTTTGATGATTCTTACTGTATATACTCTGTTCAAAGATGGTAATATCTCGTCCTGAGAAAACTTAACCACACCCGATATTTACACCAATCCAATGAATGCTACATAACATGTATTTTTACATACACTACTATCACTAAACTGTAATTAATCAATGCATACTATGACCTCAATttatcacttaatcatgatAAATTAATACAATTTGGTGCAGGTATGGGCAAGTTTTTGCCAATCACTCCCAAAAGCTTCAATTTCGAATGTTGTCTTGCCTTCCCACGTGATATCATGAGATCAcataaataccaaaagaaaTGTTTTGGTAGGTTAGCAGCATGTAATCTAAAGAGTACTGGTAATTTACAGCACAAGGAAGGTGGTGTTTCCATTTTCCAGACTATCAACTTCTGAATCCTCAATTAAGAAAGAGGCATATGCTACACTTAAGTAGTGCAAGAGAAGTTGCAAGTATTAAACTGCTTATCACATCATCTATTTGTACGTAAACTATGAAACATTACTCTACATCATCTTTACTTTTCTCCCCACAAAAGAAAAGTCAGCTAGCATTTCAATATCTGGCACTTTAATTCACAGAAAAATTTCCCAATGAAAACGTCAAGGAAACCTGATCCATCATTGCATCTCAAGCATATTTTTCTCCACACTATTGAAATTGACAGATCTCCCAACTTAAAACCTGGAAAACCAAATATTTGTACAAATTCAGCTTTCACATATTTTAGCTTATTGGATATAAATTTTGTATCTTACGTGAACATCTGTGGTCTGTTGCGGGAGAGTTGAGGTCTCTTAATTGGTGATAGGATGAGATTCCTAAGGGTCATTGAGGGATTGCTTGCTCCAGTTGCCACGCCAAGCATAGGACGTCCACCTGCTCGTCTGTTTCCAGCATCCACTGGTATCGCTGACTGTCTTACAGGGGAGCCACCCGAGACATCGAAAGGCCCAGAGTTGGAATTATTCTGTCTTGCTGGTGGCCATATGTCTTCTCTTGGTCCTGGAGTTTCAGGAGTGAGAACCGACCAATCTGCGACAAATGAGTCGACTAATGTTTTGCTAAAAGGTTAATGCAGTTTTGACAGCAAAATACTCAAAATTCAAAGAATTCTACGAATTTTAACAATGAGTTATCAAATACCTAAGCAGAATTCATCATTTAAATGCAAAGAATTTTGACCATGAGGATTCATACTCTGAGACGAACAAATCGTGTTTTCCAAACTACACCAGCCTCACATGTGCCATGTGATTATTCTAAATACAAAATGAGTTACCTTTTCTCATATTATCTCTGTTATCCATCATATTAGCAGGATCTGCGAACAAATCAGGCTCTGGTCTTGAAAAGAAATTACTTGGCTGAATGGCTGTGCGCTTTACTGAATCATATTCATTTCTCAA
This portion of the Lycium ferocissimum isolate CSIRO_LF1 chromosome 1, AGI_CSIRO_Lferr_CH_V1, whole genome shotgun sequence genome encodes:
- the LOC132056238 gene encoding E3 ubiquitin-protein ligase CCNB1IP1 homolog isoform X6, with protein sequence MDKSSYLKFVHTLMQMVMAGITPQILMKSAYRSVMFYIGQKELEMQFKMNKIVAQCRQKCEMMQEKFSEKLEQVHTAYQKAAKKCQMMEQEIESLSKDKQELQEKFAEKSRQKRKLDEMYDQLRNEYDSVKRTAIQPSNFFSRPEPDLFADPANMMDNRDNMRKDWSVLTPETPGPREDIWPPARQNNSNSGPFDVSGGSPVRQSAIPVDAGNRRAGGRPMLGVATGASNPSMTLRNLILSPIKRPQLSRNRPQMFTF